A genomic window from Fusarium oxysporum Fo47 chromosome X, complete sequence includes:
- a CDS encoding OPT oligopeptide transporter protein-domain-containing protein, with amino-acid sequence MSISEKETKPESPSSKADIYPADEKRGLPQDDKNVHDIEIMSSDKVKQPLETAEDIVTHVIQVDDDPTMNPWTIRMFVVGIGLSAFGGVLQEIMYFKPQVVYVSVMFLTVLAETLGTGLAHIIPRWGRIGRLLNPGPWNRKEHTAAVLMASAASVSALSTEALTVQKLWYGGYPDQAAGIFITLSSQLIGYGVAGMMRSVLLYPTKMLYPANLPITTVMETLHKPKSETRKRFQVFWIVFVAIFCWEWFPEYIFPLLSAVSVFCLADRHNPVFTNLFGGSQGNEGMGFLSICFDWNYIAGFGSPLWMPLQTLFNSYLGYIGGIALSMGLYYGNYWRAKDFPFMAQLLYDGSSNTTSHIPYNETAIMNPDFTVNNDLVDQQGLPYLTATYINYLITSNAGLTATIVHMLLWNYAEVSLGWAWITVANMKKLLRPETYKFWQHVGTRTEEEKQKLRDDPSIDPHYKLMLDYDEVPNSWYFVILLSSIIIGLACLYAMKSTLPWWGFILAIIFLVVFLIFFGAQYAITGFGFNLQPIFQMLAGYMFPGRPLANMYFTSYTYNALSQGFLLLRDLKLAQQNKLSPKATFTTQVIGCILGALLNYVMMISIVDNQAAILKSAEGTNVWSGAQVQQFNTLAIAWSIAPKMFSIGARYEWVTIAYLIGFAAPLPFYIAHKFFPHIRIFSYLNIPIILWYLGYLFVGLNASVTSYFILGAFGQFYLRRYRPEWFVKWNYLISAALDGGTQVMVFIATFAVFGGSGKSVPFPAWAGNKVDNFDYCAFNANS; translated from the exons ATGAGCATCTCTGAGAAGGAGACCAAACCGGAGAGCCCTTCTTCCAAGGCGGATATCTATCctgctgatgagaagagggGTCTTCCTCAGGATGACAAGAATGTTCATGATATTGAGATCATGTCTTCTGATAAGGTGAAGCAGCCTCTTGAGACTGCTGAAGATATCGTCACACATGTCATtcaggttgatgatgacccTACTATGAACCCATGGACCATTCGCATGTTTGTCGTTG GCATTGGATTGTCTGCCTTTGGTGGTGTCCTCCAAGAGATCATGTACTTCAAGCCCCAGGTCGTCTACGTCTCCGTCATGTTCTTGACCGTCCTTGCTGAGACGCTCGGTACCGGTCTCGCTCACATCATCCCACGCTGGGGTCGCATCGGTCGTCTTCTCAACCCTGGTCCCTGGAACAGAAAGGAACATACCGCCGCTGTGCTCATGGCATCAGCTGCATCGGTCTCAGCCTTGTCCACCGAAGCATTGACTGTCCAGAAACTCTGGTATGGCGGTTACCCCGACCAAGCAGCCGGTATCTTCATCACCTTGTCGTCTCAGCTTATCGGATATGGTGTTGCTGGTATGATGAGAAGTGTTCTGTTGTACCCTACCAAGATGCTGTACCCTGCCAACCTTCCCATCACGACTGTCATGGAAACTTTGCATAAGCCCAAGTCAGAGACCAGGAAGAGATTCCAAGTTTTCTGGATTGTCTTTGTTGCCATCTTCTGCTGGGAGTGGTTCCCCGAG TACATCTTCCCTCTCCTCTCCGCTGTCTCCGTCTTCTGCCTCGCCGACCGTCACAACCCCGTCTTCACAAACCTCTTCGGCGGCTCACAAGGTAACGAGGGAATGGGTTTCCTGAGCATCTGCTTCGATTGGAACTACATCGCCGGCTTCGGCTCACCTCTCTGGATGCCCCTTCAGACACTCTTCAACAGTTATCTTGGTTACATCGGTGGTATCGCTCTGTCTATGGGTCTCTACTATGGAAACTACTGGCGCGCAAAGGACTTCCCCTTCATGGCCCAGCTCCTCTACGATGGAAGTTCCAACACTACCAGCCATATTCCTTACAACGAGACTGCCATCATGAACCCCGACTTCACCGTCAATAATGATCTCGTCGACCAGCAAGGTCTTCCTTACTTGACCGCTACCTACATCAACTATCTCATCACTTCTAACGCCGGTCTCACTGCCACAATCGTGCACATGCTTCTCTGGAACTATGCCGAAGTCAGCCTGGGATGGGCCTGGATCACGGTCGCCaacatgaagaagcttcttcGCCCTGAGACATACAAGTTCTGGCAGCATGTCGGTACCCGcaccgaggaagagaagcaaaagcTCCGCGACGACCCCTCCATCGACCCTCATTACAAGCTCATGCTCGACTACGACGAGGTTCCTAACAGTTGGTACTTCGTCATCCTTCTctccagcatcatcatcggaTTGGCTTGTTTGTATGCTATGAAGTCGACTCTCCCGTGGTGGGgcttcatcttggccatcatcttcctcgtaGTCTTCTTGATTTTCTTCGGCGCTCAGTATGCCATCACCGGATTTGGTTTCAACCTTCAACCTATCTTCCAGATGTTGGCTGGCTACATGTTCCCCGGTCGCCCTCTTG CCAACATGTACTTTACTTCGTACACCTACAACGCTCTCAGCCAAggcttcctcctcctccgtGACTTGAAGCTCGCTCAGCAGAACAAGCTCTCTCCCAAGGCCACCTTCACTACTCAGGTCATTGGTTGTATCCTTGGTGCCCTTCTCAACTATGTCATGATGATCAG CATCGTTGACAATCAAGCCGCCATCCTCAAGTCTGCTGAAGGTACCAATGTTTGGAGTGGTGCGCAGGTCCAGCAGTTCAACACCCTAGCTATTGCCTGGTCCATCGCTCCCAAGATGTTCTCCATCGGCGCTCGTTACGAATGGGTCACCATCGCCTACCTCATCGGCTTCGCCGCTCCTCTCCCCTTCTACATCGCTCACAAGTTCTTCCCTCACATCCGAATCTTCTCTTACCTCAACATTCCCATCATCCTCTGGTACCTCGGTTACCTTTTCGTCGGTCTGAACGCTTCAGTCACCAGCTACTTCATCCTTGGTGCCTTTGGTCAGTTCTACCTCCGACGATACCGCCCTGAGTGGTTCGTGAAGTGGAACTACCTGATCTCTGCTGCTCTCGATGGTGGTACCCAGGTCATGGTATTCATTGCGACTTTTGCTGTCTTTGGTGGCTCTGGAAAGTCGGTTCCCTTCCCAGCTTGGGCAGGAAACAAGGTGGACAACTTTGACTACTGTGCTTTTAATGCGAACAGTTAG
- a CDS encoding cutinase-domain-containing protein, with the protein MKFSIISTLLAATASALPAGQDAAALEARQLGGSITRNDLANGNSGSCPGVIFIYARGSTESGNLGTLGPRVASKLEAKYGKNGVWIQGVGGAYRATLGDNALPRGTSSAAIREMLGHFNDANQKCPDAVLIAGGYSQGAALAAASVTDVDAGIREKIAGVVLFGYTKNLQNRGKIPSYPEDRTKVFCNTGDLVCTGSLIVAAPHLAYQSAASGAAPEFLIQKADAAGAA; encoded by the exons ATGAAgttctccatcatctctaCTCTTCTCGCCGCCACCGCCTCTGCTCTTCCCGCTGGTCAGGATGCCGCTGCCCTCGAGGCTCGCCAGCTAGGCGGCAGCATCACCCGCAACGATCTTGCCAACGGCAACAGCGGTTCATGCCCTggcgtcatcttcatctacGCTCGCGGCTCCACTGAATCTGGCAACCTT GGAACTCTCGGTCCCCGCGTTGCTTCAAAGCTGGAGGCCAAGTACGGCAAGAACGGTGTCTGGATCCAGGGCGTTGGCGGTGCCTACCGCGCTACTCTCGGTGACAACGCTCTTCCTCGTGGAACTTCTAGCGCTGCTATCCGCGAGATGCTGGGCCACTTCAACGACGCTAACCAGAAGTGTCCTGATGCTGTTCTCATCGCTGGAGGTTACAGCCAGGGTGCTGCTCTCGCCGCTGCCAGTGTCACCGACGTCGACGCCGGTATTCGGGAGAAGATTGCTGGAGTCGTTCTCTTCGGATATACCAAGAACCTCCAGAACCGCGGAAAGATTCCCAGCTACCCCGAGGACCGCACCAAGGTCTTCTGCAACACCGGTGATCTTGTCTGCACTGGTTCGctcatcgtcgctgctcCTCACTTGGCCTACCAGAGTGCTGCTTCCGGCGCTGCTCCTGAGTTCCTGATCCAGAAGGCTGATGCTGCTGGAGCCGCTTGA
- a CDS encoding Threonyl/alanyl tRNA synthetase codes for MASAARTVLAFQRNAKLYSLQTLVKAIRPFSSLEDENRELFKQGTDEDYAVVTEETIFHPQGGGQPSDVGKITDEAGASFTVASARMDAVRDGQVLHFGRFNSDKKFTEGYRVTQEIDVEKRLLYSRYHTAGHVLGSAVNHLLKDTVEGFEELKASHFPDSASCEFQGLIDGKYKEPIQKKVDEFLAAKMPVEIDWWDAEEFRKNGLEHLTPDASFLGPGETKFRVVRIVGAEVYPCGGTHVDTTDLCGETTVKKIARSKGKSKVSYLVK; via the coding sequence ATGGCATCAGCAGCACGAACTGTGCTTGCCTTCCAGCGCAATGCAAAGCTCTACTCCCTTCAAACACTGGTCAAAGCAATCCGACCTTTCAGCAGCTTAGAGGATGAGAATCGTGAGCTATTTAAGCAAGGCACCGACGAAGACTATGCAGTCGTTACAGAAGAGACAATCTTTCACCCACAAGGAGGAGGTCAGCCTTCGGATGTTGGAAAGATAACTGATGAGGCTGGAGCTTCTTTCACTGTTGCATCTGCTCGTATGGACGCAGTTCGCGATGGCCAGGTCTTGCATTTCGGAAGATTCAACTCAGACAAGAAGTTCACAGAAGGGTACAGAGTCACGCAAGAAATCGACGTTGAGAAACGTCTTCTCTACTCTCGATACCACACCGCTGGTCACGTCCTAGGTTCAGCAGTCAACCATCTCCTCAAAGACACAGTCGAGGGTTTTGAGGAGTTGAAAGCCTCTCACTTCCCCGACTCCGCATCATGCGAATTCCAAGGCCTCATCGACGGGAAGTACAAAGAGCCCATCCAGAAGAAAGTCGATGAATTCTTGGCCGCCAAGATGCCAGTTGAGATTGACTGGTGGGACGCTGAGGAGTTTCGCAAGAACGGTCTTGAACACCTTACGCCTGACGCGAGCTTTTTGGGACCTGGAGAGACCAAGTTCCGTGTTGTGAGGATTGTTGGAGCGGAGGTTTATCCATGCGGTGGAACGCATGTTGATACTACGGATCTATGTGGTGAGACGACGGTTAAGAAGATTGCGAGGAGTAAGGGAAAGTCAAAGGTTAGCTATTTGGTGAAATGA
- a CDS encoding cytochrome P450 — protein MILDLFLQHPWAYLTAAVVGLLVTKLLVNKYGNGLNGIPGPALASFTDLWRFLDVYRRRPEVTQIALHEKYGTVVRLGPNTVSIADPAAIQTIYAHNSGYTKSDFYPVQQTINKSGKRLITLFTSQDEKFHSQLRRSVSNAYAMSTLVQFEPFVDSTTTEFFKQLDQRYANQNDILDFGTWLQYYAFDVIGELTYSKRLGFVDHGKDVDNIIGNLEWLLNYAAPVGQLPILDSLLLKNPLRLQLTKWGFTNSSSPVAIFARNRMLARVDPEKLGDMKFDQDNGRRDFLSRFLEANQKDPEFMNNDRVLALTVANMFAGSDTTAITFRAIFYYLMKNPADMKTLMAELAEEEKAGRFAREDGLVSWNEVRDLPFLNAVVKEALRCHPAAGLMLERIVPARGLEVNGHHISGGTIVGVNAWVLHRNKDIFGHDADRWRPSRWIEASTEQKRRMENYMFAFGAGSRTCIGKNISLLEMYKMVPALLRRYELEFPSADNTWHLNNAMPPSKNRAGRVETDVLLAIKPEHLENIISREKNHEYRKYRLKDGVSRLWLYETGSGGGRSSITHIAVITPNTRHEPGFVPTEPFGIGNEDFNAGLKEFKYGYPILELYELTNRVTLNEMKTRWGMGGAPMGWQYVASDLWEDRWGEDEERGEKVRKLF, from the exons ATGATTCTGgatctcttccttcagcATCCATGGGCGTATCTGACAGCTGCCGTCGTGGGACTACTTGTGACGAAGCTCCTCGTCAATAAGTACGGTAATGGCTTGAACGGAATCCCCGGACCAGCTTTGGCGTCCTTCACCGATCTCTGGCGCTTTCTCGACGTGTATAGAAGGCGACCAGAAGTGACGCAGATTGCTCTACATGAAAAGTACGGCACCGTCGTGAGACTCGGTCCCAACACAGTATCGATCGCGGATCCAGCTGCTATACAGACAATCTACGCTCACAATTCGGGATATACCAAGTCAGATTTCTA CCCGGTGCAGCAGACCATCAACAAGAGTGGCAAGAGACTCATCACCCTCTTCACCTCACAAGATGAAAAGTTCCACTCGCAGCTTCGACGTTCTGTATCAAATGCTTATGCCATGAGCACTCTCGTTCAGTTCGAACCATTCGTCGACTCCACTACGACAGAGTTCTTCAAACAACTTGACCAACGATATGCAAACCAGAACGACATCCTCGACTTTGGCACATGGCTACAGTACTATGCCTTCGACGTCATCGGGGAGCTTACTTACTCCAAGAGACTAGGCTTTGTGGACCATGGAAAAGACGTGGATAATATTATTGGGAATCTTGAATGGTTGCTCAACTATGCAGCACCT GTCGGACAATTGCCAATCCTCGATAGCTTACTCCTCAAGAACCCATTAAGGCTACAGCTTACAAAATGGGGCTTcacaaactcatcatcacccGTGGCCATCTTCGCGCGCAACCGAATGCTCGCCCGCGTTGATCCCGAAAAGCTAGGCGACATGAAGTTTGACCAAGACAATGGCCGCCGAGACTTTCTCTCACGCTTCCTCGAAGCCAACCAGAAAGACCCGGAGTTCATGAATAACGATCGAGTGCTCGCTCTGACTGTAGCAAATATGTTTGCAGGCTCTGATACAACAGCGATTACTTTCCGAGCTATCTTTTATTATCTCATGAAGAACCCCGCTGATATGAAGACTTTGATGGCTGAGCttgcagaggaagaaaaagccGGCCGATTTGCCCGCGAAGATGGCCTTGTCAGTTGGAACGAAGTCCGAGACCTTCCTTTCCTCAACGCTGTTGTCAAAGAAGCTCTTCGATGCCATCCCGCTGCAGGTCTCATGCTAGAGCGTATTGTCCCCGCACGAGGCCTCGAAGTCAACGGCCATCATATCTCCGGTGGCACCATTGTTGGAGTCAACGCTTGGGTTCTACATCGCAACAAGGATATATTCGGACATGATGCAGATCGATGGAGACCTTCGAGATGGATTGAAGCTTCGACTGAGCAGAAGAGACGGATGGAGAACTATATGTTTGCATTTGGTGCGGGTTCGAGGACTTGCATTGGAAAGAACATCAGCTTGTTGGAGATGTACAAGATGGTACCTGCTTTATTGAGGCGATACGAG CTTGAGTTCCCGTCGGCGGATAACACATGGCATTTGAACAATG CGATGCCACCATCAAAGAACCGCGCTGGGCGAGTCGAAACCGATGTCTTACTCGCCATCAAGCCCGAGCACTTGGAAAATATCATCAGCAGAGAAAAGAACCATGAGTATCGCAAGTACCGTCTGAAAGACGGTGTCTCGCGCCTCTGGCTTTACGAAACTGGCAGTGGAGGCGGTCGCTCATCAATCAC ACACATCGCAGTGATTACTCCAAATACCCGCCATGAGCCGGGTTTTGTGCCGACCGAGCCTTTTGGTATTGGCAATGAGGACTTCAACGCTGGACTCAAGGAGTTTAAGTACGGATATCCAATCCTGGAGCTTTACGAACTTACAAACCGAGTTACTCTCAATGAAATGAAGACTCGATGGGGGATGGGTGGTGCGCCTATGGGATGGCAGTACGTGGCATCAGATCTCTGGGAGGATAGATGgggcgaggacgaggagaGAGGTGAGAAGGTGAGGAAGTTGTTTTAA
- a CDS encoding Alpha/Beta hydrolase protein, producing MLDSDQSWPLWGNDSLDGAFDLDSPGDNAVVTKVHRPFLFGYHPSKPNGRGILILGGGGYVQLMVGREGVAVAKWLNSLGFYAFVLVHRFPNSETGAQAPLDDGRRALKIISESGLAPKGISICGLSSGGHLGAALLAEYPQVWTSPDPEISQIEFAVLGYGPISTNAAGRTIIENKPPLPPKEKQELYDVVQPDVQLRSPAPPVFIVYSNNDPVVPVVNAYRLAQGFTKGGAPVELHIFADAPHGFALDSPRELPVSKWPVMCEAWLRQNNWIE from the coding sequence ATGCTTGACTCAGATCAGTCCTGGCCTTTATGGGGCAATGACTCCCTCGACGGAGCATTCGATCTCGACAGCCCCGGCGACAACGCCGTCGTGACCAAGGTCCATCGCCCTTTCTTATTCGGCTATCACCCTTCGAAACCCAATGGCCGCGGCATTCTTATTCTCGGAGGTGGGGGATATGTTCAACTCATGGTCGGTCGCGAAGGCGTCGCAGTTGCAAAATGGCTCAACAGTCTTGGTTTCTACGCGTTCGTCCTGGTGCATCGCTTCCCGAATAGTGAGACTGGTGCGCAAGCGCCGTTGgatgatggaagaagagctctGAAGATCATTTCTGAGAGTGGACTTGCGCCAAAGGGTATTAGCATCTGCGGCCTCTCATCTGGCGGTCATCTCGGCGCTGCTCTTCTGGCAGAGTATCCTCAAGTCTGGACATCACCAGATCCCGAAATATCGCAAATCGAATTCGCCGTATTGGGTTACGGACCCATTTCAACGAATGCGGCTGGCCGTACAATTATTGAGAACAAACCTCCTCTGCCGCCGAAAGAAAAACAAGAACTGTACGATGTTGTACAACCAGATGTTCAGCTCCGATCTCCTGCGCCGCCAGTATTCATCGTGTACTCCAACAATGATCCAGTTGTACCTGTCGTCAACGCGTATCGCTTAGCACAGGGCTTTACAAAGGGCGGAGCACCGGTCGAGTTACATATCTTTGCTGACGCGCCTCACGGGTTTGCGCTGGATAGCCCGAGGGAGTTGCCTGTATCAAAGTGGCCGGTTATGTGCGAGGCATGGCTGAGGCAGAACAATTGGATAGAATGA
- a CDS encoding EthD domain-containing protein, translated as MNQLASLLLLASALSGNAAASPKGPPSNTGLLQMVTYVKRNPNMTLDEFWQYWDTHHAPKVIPLATHFGIARYQQVGLTLSHSYSVSLYLDRTDIFFAQVRVAGKIVPTDAGVTEPVSNDLVNFDGIAMFLYESADVLIDMLSHPYYVNVVEPDEHVFIDKSAHGNGMVATYIGEHIDAVDDAKSVWKGDKKTLSKYQKLFKKY; from the coding sequence ATGAACCAACTCGCTTCGCTATTACTTCTCGCCTCTGCCCTTTCCGGCAATGCAGCTGCATCACCTAAAGGCCCTCCATCAAACACAGGCCTGCTACAGATGGTTACGTACGTCAAGCGTAACCCCAACATGACGCTCGACGAATTCTGGCAGTATTGGGATACCCATCATGCTCCCAAGGTGATCCCTCTAGCAACGCACTTTGGCATCGCTCGATACCAACAGGTAGGCTTGACCCTATCCCACTCCTATAGTGTCTCCCTGTATTTGGATCGGACTGACATTTTCTTTGCTCAGGTCCGAGTCGCAGGAAAGATTGTCCCAACCGATGCCGGCGTCACCGAGCCGGTATCGAATGACCTCGTGAATTTTGACGGAATCGCCATGTTCCTTTACGAGTCGGCTGATGTCTTGATTGATATGCTCTCTCATCCTTACTATGTCAATGTCGTTGAACCAGATGAGCATGTCTTCATTGACAAGTCAGCTCATGGAAATGGCATGGTCGCTACATACATCGGCGAGCATATCGATGCAGTGGACGATGCCAAAAGTGTTTGGAAGGGAGACAAGAAGACACTTTCGAAATACCAGAAGTTGTTCAAGAAGTATTGA
- a CDS encoding major facilitator superfamily domain-containing protein, translating to MSSSSETAYAMESLHEQRCGTDSPPDTERQEDVSQSPTDSLPPTDRGKDAYLALMCCYSVSFGIFQEYYSRPGSPISTASSGTIATIGALQQGVMYLMMPFAFLILTRYPRLRHLCGPLGLAVTVASLTASAFVNTIAGLIATQGALYSIGCGLLFCPISHYMNEWFVERKGMALGVMWAGKSGTGIAMPFVFDALLRRIGLKATLLAWAGASAAMTLPTLVFIKPRIPLHTQVQVQPLSFRFLRHTSFWMMQAGVIIQSLGYLMPSTYLASYASTIGLPSITGPILLALFSVASVPGGIVHGMLGDKFSATKSVTIASIGSALPIWLLWGLSLDLANLVVFVIVYGFFAGGFSSTWSNMSTDIQKDDSAADSALIFGMLMGGRGIGFVTAGPLSGALLQAKAHLSNQALGYATQYGPMIICTGVTAVFGAWAPIWKGMRVALGTCKSR from the exons ATGTCGTCTTCCTCGGAGACAGCTTATGCCATGGAGTCGTTGCATGAACAGCGGTGCGGGACTGATAGTCCGCCTGACACTGAACGCCAAGAAGATGTTTCTCAGTCACCGACAGATTCACTTCCACCTACAGACCGCGGCAAGGACGCATATCTAGCTTTGATGTGCT GCTACTCCGTCTCCTTTGGCATCTTCCAAGAATACTACAGCCGTCCAGGAAGCCCCATCAGCACAGCATCGTCCGGAACAATCGCCACCATCGGAGCCCTACAACAAGGTGTAATGTATCTCATGATGCCGTTTGccttcctcatcctcacgCGGTATCCGCGGCTGCGTCACCTTTGCGGGCCGCTTGGTCTTGCAGTGACGGTCGCTAGTCTCACTGCGTCAGCGTTTGTGAACACTATTGCGGGGCTTATTGCTACACAGGGGGCGCTGTACTCTATTGGCTGTGGACTGCTGTTTTGTCCGATTTCGCATTATATGAATGAGTGGTTTGTTGAGAGGAAGGGAATGGCGCTGGGGGTTATGTGGGCTGGCAAGTCGGGGACAG GTATTGCCATGCCGTTTGTCTTTGATGCTCTTCTTCGCCGAATCGGTCTCAAGGCAACTCTCTTAGCCTGGGCTGGTGCATCAGCTGCAATGACACTCCCAACTCTGGTCTTCATCAAACCAAGAATCCCACTACACACTCAGGTTCAGGTTCAACCGCTATCTTTCCGCTTCCTCCGCCATACATCTTTTTGGATGATGCAAGCCGGTGTGATCATACAATCACTTGGATATCTCATGCCGAGCACGTACCTAGCCAGCTATGCATCAACGATCGGTCTACCAAGTATCACCGGTCCTATCCTTCTTGCTTTGTTCTCTGTAGCATCCGTCCCCGGTGGTATCGTGCACGGCATGCTCGGGGACAAATTCTCAGCAACAAAATCCGTAACAATCGCATCAATAGGAAGTGCCCTGCCAATCTGGCTTCTTTGGGGTTTATCGCTCGACCTTGCAAACCTGGTAGTGTTTGTCATTGTCTACGGCTTCTTCGCCGGCGGCTTTAGCTCAACATGGTCCAACATGTCAACCGACATCCAAAAAGACGACTCCGCCGCAGATTCAGCTCTCATTTTCGGCATGCTCATGGGCGGACGAGGTATCGGCTTTGTCACCGCTGGGCCACTAAGCGGCGCATTGTTACAAGCAAAAGCACATCTGTCCAACCAGGCACTAGGCTACGCGACGCAATACGGACCCATGATCATCTGTACAGGTGTCACTGCTGTGTTTGGTGCTTGGGCGCCTATATGGAAGGGCATGCGAGTTGCCCTAGGAACATGCAAAAGTCGCTGA
- a CDS encoding NADP-dependent oxidoreductase domain-containing protein: MPVETAYDPKDMLFRHLGPTGLKVSVFSLGGWLTYGGTQKGDIVKQILQKAWDHGVNTFDTAEVYANGESEVEMGRALKELGWPRDEYVLTTKVFFGTGRKEPNTRGLSRKHVVEGLKSSLKRLEQPYVDVVFAHRPDYATPMKEIVEGFTQVIRNLNLAYYWGTSEWTAAQITEATHIAERYNLIAPVVEQPQYNAFHRERFEVEYAPLFNQFEYGTTIWSPLASGLLTGKYNNGIPEDSRFATNKAFFENTVNELQSEAGKAKIEKVKKLSEVAERLGGNVAQLSLAWALKNPNVSTVILGATKVEQLEDNFKALEIYKKIDDNVLEEIEKILDNKPKPAPTYNHVKNPSQTSKHFHSSTLQTLWASVVIPAWSKNDTYGIYIDDFPIDRLVFKKSIGLRFVTENNARACPHGRRLQTCQEANDEEIVDELGSFVKFKEVILSLLEKCEKEQLTSFSWRGLSLDNLKVFAAALKNNKPHLQTLKLDLVGWPHMRKALGYRNDAERVHGLPARDYIDKMVLGLDIRSPQITVPNLHTLVLSHVPMNTTLVQAIDFEVLRSLTIMSCPHWYIFVLAVGWRQVPVKLKKLEIQESWPKLIFLDYFQGLEEFYLDQAGAVVSKYTWESVCHHSSTLKRFINHSRFYDEELED; this comes from the exons ATGCCTGTTGAAACCGCCTACGACCCCAAGGACATGCTGTTCCGCCACCTGGGACCTACTGGTCTCAAGGTCAGTGTCTTCAGTCTCGGTGGCTGGTTGACATACGGCGGTACGCAAAAGGGCGATATCGTGAAGCAGATTCTTCAGAAGGCTTGGGATCATGGTGTCAACACTTTTGATACCGCCGAGGTTTACGCCAATGGTGAAtctgaggttgagatgggTCGTGCCCTCAAGGAGCTCGGCTGGCCTCGTGATGA GTACGTCCTCACCACCAAGGTCTTCTTCGGTACTGGCCGCAAGGAGCCCAACACTCGAGGTCTCAGCCGCAAGCACGTCGTCGAGGGTCTCAAGAGCTCTCTTAAGCGTCTTGAGCAGCCTTACGTCGATGTTGTCTTTGCTCACCGTCCCGACTACGCTACTCCCATGAAGGAGATTGTTGAGGGATTTACTCAGGTCATTCGCAACCTGAACCTTGCTTACTACTGGGGTACTTCTGAGTGGACCGCTGCTCAGATTACCGAGGCTACTCACATTGCTGAGCGCTACAACCTCATTGCTCCTG TCGTTGAGCAGCCTCAATACAACGCCTTCCACCGTGAGCGCTTCGAGGTCGAGTACGCTCCCCTCTTCAACCAGTTCGAGTATGGCACTACAATTTGGTCCCCTCTCGCCTCCGGTCTCTTGACCGGCAAGTACAACAACGGAATTCCCGAGGACTCACGATTTGCCACCAACAAAGCCTTCTTCGAGAACACAGTCAACGAGCTGCAAAGCGAAGCcggcaaggccaagatcgaaaaggtcaagaagctctccgAAGTCGCTGAGCGTCTCGGCGGAAACGTCGCTCAGCTCTCTCTTGCTTGGGCCCTCAAGAACCCCAACGTCAGCACCGTTATCCTCGGTGCGACAAAGGTTGAGCAGCTTGAGGATAACTTCAAGGCGCTTGAGATTTACAAGAAGATCGATGATAACGTtttggaggagattgagaagattCTCGATaacaagcccaagcctgctCCTACTTACAACC ACGTCAAGAATCCGTCTCAGACGTCAAAACACTTCCATTCTTCTACTCTGCAGACCCTCTGGGCATCTGTAGTTATCCCGGCATGGAGTAAGAACGATACTTACGGGATTTATATCGACGACTTTCCGATCGACAGATTAGTCTTTAAGAAATCTATTGGTCTACGATTCGTAACTGAGAACAATGCAAGAGCTTGTCCGCATGGTCGAAGACTGCAAACCTGTCAAGAAGCAAATGATGAGGAAATCGTCGACGAACTCGGTTCCTTTGTGAAGTTTAAGGAAGTTATTCTCTCACTACTCGAAAAATGTGAGAAGGAACAGTTAACATCGTTCAG TTGGAGGGGCCTGAGCTTAGATAACCTCAAAGTATTCGCCGCTGCACTCAAAAACAACAAACCGCACCTTCAAACCTTGaagcttgaccttgtcgGCTGGCCGCATATGCGAAAGGCGCTAGGCTATCGAAACGATGCAGAGAGAGTACACGGATTACCAGCAAGAGATTACATCGACAAAATGGTTCTTGGTCTCGACATACGCTCTCCACAAATCACGGTTCCCAACTTGCATACTCTAGTTCTAAGCCACGTACCTATGAATACAACCCTGGTACAAGCTATTGACTTTGAGGTTCTCAGATCTCTAACAATCATGTCATGCCCACACTGGTACATCTTTGTGCTAGCAGTGGGATGGCGCCAAGTCCCAGTCAAATTAAAGAAGCTGGAGATTCAGGAATCATGGCCCAAGCTG ATTTTCTTAGATTATTTCCAGGGCCTGGAAGAGTTCTATCTTGACCAGGCCGGCGCGGTAGTTTCAAAGTATACATGGGAGAGTGTTTGCCATCATAGCTCTACACTAAAGAGATTTATAAACCATTCAAGATTCTATGATGAGGAGCTGGAAGACTAA